From Diceros bicornis minor isolate mBicDic1 chromosome 16, mDicBic1.mat.cur, whole genome shotgun sequence, one genomic window encodes:
- the LOC131415175 gene encoding protein kish-A-like — protein MSAIFNFQSLLTVILLLICTCAYIRSLAPSLLDRNKTGLLGTFWKCARISERKSPYVAICCIVMAFSILFIQ, from the coding sequence ATGTCTGCCATTTTCAATTTTCAGAGTCTGTTGACTGTGATCTTGCTGCTTATATGTACCTGTGCTTATATCCGATCCTTGGCACCCAGCCTCCTGGACAGAAATAAAACTGGATTGTTGGGTACATTTTGGAAGTGTGCCAGAATTAGTGAACGGAAGAGTCCTTATGTTGCAATATGCTGTATAGTGATGGCCTTCAGCATCCTCTTCATACAGTAG